A genomic region of Azoarcus sp. KH32C contains the following coding sequences:
- a CDS encoding type II secretion system protein, with amino-acid sequence MRRSGGGFTLIELLVVMAIVATLLSIAAPRYFEHLDRAREATLRQSLNVMRDAIDKYKADTGKWPDSLDSLVSKRYLRKVPSDPLTDSADTWKPEAAPSESGEGVWDVHSGADGTSKDGTPYAEW; translated from the coding sequence ATGAGACGCTCTGGCGGCGGTTTCACGCTGATCGAATTGCTGGTCGTGATGGCTATCGTCGCGACACTCCTGTCGATCGCCGCGCCGCGGTATTTCGAGCACCTGGACCGCGCCCGCGAGGCAACGCTTCGACAGTCGCTGAACGTGATGCGGGACGCGATCGACAAGTACAAGGCCGATACCGGCAAGTGGCCGGACTCCTTGGATTCCCTCGTCTCGAAGCGCTATTTGCGCAAGGTGCCTAGCGATCCGCTGACCGACAGCGCCGACACGTGGAAGCCTGAAGCGGCGCCATCGGAAAGCGGCGAGGGCGTGTGGGACGTGCATAGTGGAGCCGATGGCACGTCCAAGGACGGTACGCCCTATGCGGAATGGTGA
- a CDS encoding HDOD domain-containing protein, translating into MNSCNSRTHRFLLQIAEDLSSGDVSFPTYLDAAVRIRLALEKPDLTIDTLARVLLTEPLVSAKVIRLANSAALNPSGREVTDVKTAVMRVGFSAIRALAVSVALQQLLREKDMAPFMESARALWQHSLEVAAASFVVARRLTKIRPDEALFAGLVHDIGHFYLLSQIARNPEIARDDEELYRVLDEWHCSIGHAVLSALETPESILTAVKDHETAFADQSPTSLGQVLYIANTLAPTWNPFAGASSYRSSPVLESVASIIGESSDELNSIIAALGH; encoded by the coding sequence ATGAATTCCTGCAACAGCCGAACCCATCGATTCCTGCTTCAGATCGCCGAGGATCTCTCCAGCGGAGACGTCAGCTTTCCGACCTACCTGGATGCGGCCGTCCGTATTCGTCTGGCGCTCGAAAAGCCGGATCTCACGATCGATACCCTCGCCCGGGTGCTGCTGACCGAACCGCTGGTGTCCGCCAAGGTGATCCGGCTCGCCAACTCCGCGGCGCTCAATCCTTCCGGCCGCGAAGTCACCGACGTCAAGACGGCGGTCATGCGGGTCGGCTTCTCCGCAATCCGTGCGCTGGCAGTGTCGGTCGCACTCCAGCAGCTGCTGCGCGAAAAGGACATGGCGCCCTTCATGGAATCGGCGCGGGCGCTGTGGCAACACAGCCTGGAGGTCGCGGCGGCGTCCTTCGTGGTGGCCCGCAGGCTCACCAAGATCCGACCGGACGAAGCCCTGTTCGCGGGACTCGTGCACGACATCGGCCATTTCTACCTGCTCTCGCAAATCGCCCGCAATCCGGAAATCGCGCGTGACGACGAAGAGTTGTATCGAGTCCTCGACGAATGGCACTGCAGCATCGGCCATGCCGTCCTCAGTGCACTCGAGACCCCGGAATCGATCCTGACGGCCGTCAAGGACCACGAAACGGCGTTCGCCGACCAGTCGCCGACATCCCTCGGGCAGGTGCTCTATATTGCGAACACCCTCGCCCCGACCTGGAATCCCTTTGCGGGCGCGTCCAGCTACCGTTCGTCACCGGTCCTCGAGAGCGTGGCATCGATCATCGGGGAATCCAGCGACGAACTGAACTCGATCATCGCAGCGCTCGGCCACTGA
- a CDS encoding type II secretion system protein: protein MNVMAARGFTLIELVVTVAILGILAAGVLPLAELTAQRSRESELRSSLRQIRTAIDAYKAAYDDKRIEQRVGATGYPPDLAALAKGVIDIKDPNGHTMYFLRRIPRDPFDPDVRRPPEATWGKRSYASPPDEPAEGNDVFDVYSLSRAVGLNGVPYREW from the coding sequence ATGAACGTCATGGCCGCGCGCGGATTCACGCTCATCGAACTGGTCGTGACCGTGGCGATCCTCGGCATCCTTGCCGCGGGCGTGCTGCCGCTGGCCGAACTGACCGCGCAGCGTAGCCGGGAGTCGGAATTGCGCAGCTCCCTGCGGCAGATCCGCACGGCGATCGATGCCTACAAGGCCGCCTACGACGACAAACGGATCGAGCAGCGCGTGGGCGCGACCGGCTATCCGCCGGATTTGGCGGCGCTGGCGAAGGGCGTCATCGACATCAAGGACCCGAACGGACACACGATGTATTTCCTGCGCCGCATTCCGCGCGACCCTTTCGATCCCGACGTCCGTCGACCTCCGGAAGCGACCTGGGGAAAGCGTAGCTATGCCAGTCCGCCGGACGAGCCGGCCGAAGGCAACGATGTTTTCGACGTCTACTCCCTGTCGCGCGCCGTCGGCTTGAACGGCGTGCCCTATCGGGAGTGGTAG
- a CDS encoding type II secretion system protein codes for MRNGERGFTYLIVLFIVAGLGLFVAQAGVVWQQVAQREKEEELLAIGAEIARAIGSYQRASADNSLPRKLEELVEDRRSGVVVRHLRRIYRDPLTGQKRWGLEAQGGLITGVYSLAPGAPIRRKNLPPELSEKAQDATRYAEWVFHPTDDSATPGPRVP; via the coding sequence ATGCGGAATGGTGAGCGTGGTTTTACCTACCTGATCGTACTTTTCATCGTGGCCGGCCTGGGGCTTTTCGTCGCCCAGGCCGGAGTCGTCTGGCAGCAGGTCGCGCAACGCGAGAAGGAAGAGGAACTCCTTGCGATTGGAGCAGAAATCGCGCGGGCCATTGGGAGCTACCAGCGTGCTTCGGCCGACAATTCCCTGCCACGCAAGCTCGAAGAGCTCGTCGAGGACCGGCGCAGCGGCGTCGTGGTCCGTCACCTGCGGCGCATCTATCGCGATCCCTTGACGGGACAGAAACGGTGGGGGCTCGAGGCGCAGGGCGGTCTGATTACAGGCGTATACAGCCTGGCGCCTGGCGCGCCGATCCGCCGCAAGAATCTGCCGCCGGAACTGAGCGAGAAGGCGCAGGACGCGACACGATACGCCGAGTGGGTGTTCCATCCGACCGACGACTCCGCAACGCCCGGCCCGCGGGTGCCCTAG
- a CDS encoding secretin N-terminal domain-containing protein codes for MMTKKTTPHAARRLGLSTVLALALAACATNAALEQSRKDFATGDRMLALQRLEQAVKGDPTNAELRSYYIRQRDLLVLERLTAADRARIAGKTAEAAALYRDVQRIDPDNPRARLGLEEADRSRRRRERVAQARAAFVGGDVSTATRLVRGVLAEDPDDRVALELRRELDERMQQTSKPQAEALQGAMAKPVTLEFRDAPLRVVFEALSRASGLNFVFDRDVRTENRVTLFVRDTSVDEVIRLLSATQGIDRKLLNANSILVYPATSAKQREHVELVTRSFYLANTDAKSAQTMVKQLVKTRDVFIDEKLNLLVVKDTPDAVRMIERLVATLDVPEPEVMLELEVLEISRNKLLDLGLEFPEQIGYGLLTPDIPAPSQIVNGVVISGTTQLGGKLLDGNINLRKRGDLVPFVSNPGLVLRLKSEDGDSSILANPRIRVRNREKAKVHIGDKLPVFTTTSTANVGVSASVSYLDVGLKLEVEPSVYRDDEVGIKINLEVSNIVKEVPGPTSSLAYQVGTRTATTALRLRDGETQVLAGLINDEDRSAAQRVPGLGNLPVLGRLFSAQRDAHNKTEIVLLITPRIVRNVMPPVALLADMPAGTEANVGAEPLRLGRTAPGSLSLRTEGGAGSARIAPEPVPAAPPAVPAAAVGQGNGAPASGAAGAPLVGLVVPDRMRRNDIITALVHIEQLEGVDTAEVTVTFDADRLEAEGATTPGIIQMPLNVVDGKGDVAIRLKGRPDAVGLAGVVVTNLAMRRPGGEEERIPLSVPATVQIGE; via the coding sequence ATGATGACCAAGAAAACGACCCCGCATGCCGCCCGGCGACTGGGCCTGTCCACCGTGCTGGCGTTGGCGCTGGCTGCGTGTGCGACCAATGCCGCGCTTGAGCAGAGCCGCAAGGACTTTGCGACCGGCGACCGCATGCTCGCCTTGCAGCGTCTCGAGCAGGCGGTGAAGGGAGATCCGACGAACGCGGAATTGCGCAGCTACTACATCCGTCAGCGCGACTTGCTGGTGCTGGAGCGGCTCACTGCGGCCGACCGTGCCCGCATTGCCGGCAAGACGGCCGAGGCTGCCGCCCTGTATCGCGATGTGCAGAGGATCGATCCCGACAATCCCCGCGCACGGCTCGGCCTGGAAGAGGCGGACCGCTCGCGTCGTCGGCGCGAGCGGGTGGCGCAGGCGCGGGCCGCTTTTGTTGGGGGTGATGTTTCGACCGCGACGCGCCTGGTCCGCGGCGTCCTCGCCGAGGACCCGGATGACCGCGTTGCGCTGGAACTCAGACGGGAGCTCGACGAGCGCATGCAGCAGACCAGCAAGCCGCAGGCGGAAGCCCTGCAGGGGGCGATGGCGAAGCCGGTGACGCTGGAGTTTCGCGACGCGCCGCTGCGCGTCGTGTTCGAAGCGCTGTCTCGGGCGAGCGGTCTCAACTTCGTCTTCGACCGCGACGTGCGGACCGAGAATCGCGTCACGCTCTTCGTGCGGGATACCAGCGTCGACGAAGTGATCCGGCTGTTGTCGGCAACCCAGGGCATCGACCGCAAGCTGCTCAACGCGAACTCGATCCTCGTCTATCCGGCGACCTCCGCCAAGCAGCGCGAACACGTCGAACTCGTCACCCGCAGCTTCTATCTAGCGAACACCGACGCCAAGTCCGCGCAGACGATGGTCAAGCAGCTCGTCAAGACGCGCGACGTCTTCATCGACGAGAAGCTGAACCTGCTCGTCGTGAAAGACACGCCGGATGCCGTGCGGATGATCGAACGGCTCGTTGCGACGCTCGACGTGCCCGAGCCGGAAGTGATGCTCGAACTCGAAGTGCTCGAGATCAGCCGCAACAAGCTGCTGGACCTGGGCCTCGAGTTTCCCGAGCAGATCGGTTACGGACTGCTGACGCCGGACATTCCGGCGCCGAGCCAGATCGTGAACGGCGTGGTCATCTCCGGCACCACCCAGCTCGGCGGCAAGCTGCTCGACGGCAACATCAACCTGCGCAAGCGCGGCGACCTCGTCCCCTTCGTCAGCAACCCGGGCCTCGTGCTGCGCTTGAAGAGCGAGGACGGCGATTCGAGCATCCTCGCGAATCCGCGGATCCGTGTCCGGAACCGGGAGAAGGCCAAGGTCCACATCGGCGACAAGCTGCCCGTGTTCACGACCACCTCGACGGCGAACGTCGGCGTTTCGGCCTCGGTGTCCTATCTCGACGTCGGCCTGAAGCTGGAGGTCGAGCCTTCCGTCTATCGCGACGACGAAGTCGGGATCAAGATCAACCTGGAGGTCAGCAACATCGTCAAGGAGGTTCCTGGTCCGACCAGTTCCTTGGCCTACCAGGTGGGCACACGCACGGCGACGACCGCCTTGCGCCTGCGCGACGGCGAAACCCAGGTGCTCGCCGGCCTGATCAACGACGAGGACCGCAGCGCAGCGCAGCGAGTGCCGGGCCTTGGCAACCTTCCGGTTCTCGGCCGCCTGTTCTCCGCGCAGCGCGATGCGCACAACAAGACCGAAATCGTCCTGCTGATCACCCCGCGCATCGTGCGCAACGTCATGCCGCCGGTCGCGCTCCTCGCCGACATGCCGGCGGGGACGGAGGCGAATGTCGGGGCCGAGCCGCTGCGCCTCGGGCGGACCGCTCCCGGTAGCCTCAGTCTGCGAACCGAAGGCGGCGCAGGATCGGCACGGATTGCCCCGGAACCGGTGCCAGCCGCTCCTCCGGCTGTGCCGGCCGCTGCGGTCGGGCAGGGCAACGGGGCGCCGGCATCGGGCGCCGCGGGCGCCCCCTTGGTCGGGCTGGTCGTCCCGGACCGCATGCGTCGCAACGACATCATCACGGCGCTCGTGCATATCGAACAACTGGAGGGGGTCGATACCGCCGAAGTGACCGTCACCTTCGATGCCGACCGCCTCGAAGCGGAGGGAGCAACGACGCCGGGGATCATCCAGATGCCACTGAATGTCGTGGACGGCAAGGGCGATGTCGCGATCCGCCTGAAGGGACGTCCGGATGCGGTGGGCCTGGCTGGCGTCGTGGTGACGAACCTGGCGATGCGGCGCCCCGGCGGAGAAGAAGAGCGCATCCCGCTTTCGGTGCCGGCGACGGTCCAGATCGGCGAATGA
- the proB gene encoding glutamate 5-kinase, which translates to MRNKIRNARRLVVKVGSALVTNNGAGLDKAAMADWARQIAVMRESGKQVVLVSSGAIAAGIQRLGWAKRPHEMHKLQAAAAVGQMGLVEAYEEAFSRHGLHTAQILLTHDDLSDRKRYLNARSTLTTLLELGVVPIINENDTIVTDEIKFGDNDTLGALVANLIEAEALIILTDQKGLFTADPRRDPSATLVSEGRAEDRTYEAMAGGAGTGISKGGMITKIRAAQRAARSGAHTCIASGHEADAIVRLGQGESLGTLLYATSSPLQARKQWLADHLQLAGDLVIDDGAVTALRSGRSLLPVGVIEVRGDFERGSAVACRTTAGDEIGRGLVNYSSTECRRVARKPSAEIEKLLGYIDEPELIHRDNMVLR; encoded by the coding sequence ATGAGAAACAAGATCCGCAACGCACGCCGCCTGGTGGTCAAGGTCGGCAGCGCCCTCGTCACCAACAACGGTGCCGGCCTGGACAAGGCGGCAATGGCCGACTGGGCGCGGCAGATCGCCGTGATGCGCGAGTCGGGCAAGCAGGTGGTACTCGTCTCCTCGGGCGCGATCGCCGCCGGCATCCAGCGCCTCGGATGGGCCAAACGCCCGCACGAGATGCACAAGCTGCAGGCAGCCGCGGCGGTCGGGCAGATGGGCCTCGTCGAAGCCTACGAGGAAGCCTTCTCGCGCCACGGGCTGCATACCGCGCAGATTCTGCTCACGCACGACGACCTGTCGGACCGCAAGCGTTATCTCAATGCCCGCTCGACGCTGACCACGCTGCTCGAACTCGGGGTCGTGCCGATCATCAACGAGAACGACACGATCGTCACCGACGAGATCAAGTTCGGCGACAACGACACGCTCGGCGCGCTCGTCGCGAACCTGATCGAAGCCGAGGCACTGATCATCCTGACCGACCAGAAGGGCCTCTTCACCGCGGATCCGCGTCGGGATCCGAGCGCGACGCTGGTCTCGGAAGGCCGTGCCGAAGATCGCACCTACGAGGCGATGGCGGGCGGGGCCGGGACCGGCATCAGCAAGGGCGGGATGATCACCAAGATCCGTGCGGCCCAACGCGCGGCTCGCAGCGGCGCCCACACCTGCATCGCGAGCGGCCACGAGGCCGACGCCATCGTCCGCCTCGGCCAGGGCGAATCGCTCGGCACCCTGCTCTACGCGACCAGCTCTCCGCTGCAGGCGCGCAAGCAGTGGCTCGCCGACCATCTGCAGCTCGCGGGCGACCTCGTCATCGACGATGGTGCGGTCACGGCCCTGCGCAGCGGCCGCAGCCTGCTCCCGGTCGGAGTGATCGAAGTGCGCGGAGACTTCGAACGCGGCTCCGCCGTCGCCTGCCGCACGACGGCTGGCGACGAGATCGGACGCGGGCTCGTCAACTACAGCAGCACCGAATGCCGCCGTGTGGCGCGCAAGCCCAGCGCCGAAATCGAGAAGCTCCTCGGCTACATCGACGAACCGGAACTGATCCATCGCGATAACATGGTGTTACGATAG